ACATCTATGGCTGCGACACGCCCGCCGGCTTCGGTTCGGCCGAGGCGCTGTTCGGCAGGATACTGGCCGACGCACCGGAACTGCGCGATCGGATGGTGCTGGCGACCAAGGGCGGCATCCGCCCCGGCATCCCCTATAATAGCGGCGCGGATTATATGGCCGACGCGATCGATGCCTCGCTCACCCGCATGCATGTGGAGCAGGTCGATCTCTACCAGATCCATCGCCGCGATTTCCTGACCCACCCGCAGGAAGTGGCCGCCAGCCTCACCAAGATGGTCGAAGCGGGCAAGGTCCGCGCGATCGGCGTGTCCAACTATGCAATCAGCGAGTTGGACAGTTTGCAGGCCTTTCTCGACCTGCCGATCGTCAGCACCCAGCCGGAATTTTCCGCCCTGCGCACCGCGCCGCTCTATGACGGCACGCTCGACCAGGCGATGGCGCGCGACATGGCGGTGCTGGCCTGGTCGCCACTGGGCGGCGGTCGCCTTGCCAAGCCGCTGCATCCCGCCGCGATCCTGATCGCGGAACAGGGCGCGCGCTATGGCGTGGACATTACCGCCGCCGCGCTGTCGTGGATCATGACGCATCCGTCCCGTCCCATCCCGATCGTTGGCAGCCAGTCGCCCGACCGCATCGCGCGCAGTGTGGACGCGTTCAAGGTCGAATGGACCCGCAGCGAATGGTATGCGGTGCTGGAGGCGTCGCTGGGCGAACGCCTGCCATGACCGCCGCCCTCAGTCCCTGCGAAGTCGCCTGGTTCTCGGCGCTGTGCGACGATGATTATGAATTTCTGGGCGTCCCCGACCCGAAGCTGCAATCCAGCTGGGCGCATTGCCGCGACATCGTGCTGGCGGCCGAAAGCGGCGGCTTCGACAACATCCTGCTGCCCTCGGGCTATGCGCTGGGCATCGACACCACCGCCTTCGCCGCCGCCATCGCCACGCTGACGCAGCGGATCAGGCTGCTGATGGCGGTGCGCGTGGGCGAAAGCTGGCCGCCGCAACTGGCGCGCCAGATCGCGACGATCAACCAGATCGCGGGCGGCCGCCTTGCCATCAACATCATCTCCAGCGACCTGCCCGGCGACACGCTGGCCAGCGCCCCACGCTACGCCCGCACGGTCGAGGCGATGCACATCCTGCGCACCTTGCTGAACGGCCAGCCGCTCGACCATCAGGGCGACTTCTGGACTCTGAAACTCGACCCGCCCCGCATCGCCCAGGGCGGCACCGCCCCGGCGCTCTATTTCGGCGGCCTGTCGGAAGCGGCGCGCGAAGCGGCGGCCGAAGGGGCGGACGTCTATCTGATGTGGCCCGACACGATGCCCGCGGTGCGCGACATCATCGCCGACATGCGCGCCCGCGCGGCCAAACGCGGCCGCACGCTGCGCTTTGGCTATCGCGTCCATGTCGTCGTGCGCGAGACGGAAGGTGAAGCCCGCGCCGCCGCGTCCCGCCTCCTCTCCCGCCTCGACGATGCCGAAGGCGCGGCGATCCGCGCCCGTTCGCTCGACTCGCAATCGGCGGGCGTCCGCCGCCAGGCCGAACTGCGCGAAGCGGCAGGCAATGAAGGCTATGTCGAGGATAATCTGTGGACCGGCATCGGCCGCGCCCGCTCCGGCTGCGGCGCGGCGATCGTCGGCGACCCCGATCAGGTCCGCGCCAAGCTGAACGCCTATCGCGCCGAAGGGATCGACGCCTTCATCCTGTCGGGCTACCCCCATGCCGCCGAAGCCGACCTCTTCGCCCGCCACGTCCTGCCCCATCTGGATCACGCGCCACTAACGCTTTGAGGCGTGCCGTGGCAT
This window of the Sphingobium sp. CR2-8 genome carries:
- a CDS encoding aldo/keto reductase; protein product: MTTLRLSNEPRPLGKSGISVFPIAWGMWRLAGEDVAAARARVEAALDAGITLLDTADIYGCDTPAGFGSAEALFGRILADAPELRDRMVLATKGGIRPGIPYNSGADYMADAIDASLTRMHVEQVDLYQIHRRDFLTHPQEVAASLTKMVEAGKVRAIGVSNYAISELDSLQAFLDLPIVSTQPEFSALRTAPLYDGTLDQAMARDMAVLAWSPLGGGRLAKPLHPAAILIAEQGARYGVDITAAALSWIMTHPSRPIPIVGSQSPDRIARSVDAFKVEWTRSEWYAVLEASLGERLP
- a CDS encoding LLM class flavin-dependent oxidoreductase, with translation MTAALSPCEVAWFSALCDDDYEFLGVPDPKLQSSWAHCRDIVLAAESGGFDNILLPSGYALGIDTTAFAAAIATLTQRIRLLMAVRVGESWPPQLARQIATINQIAGGRLAINIISSDLPGDTLASAPRYARTVEAMHILRTLLNGQPLDHQGDFWTLKLDPPRIAQGGTAPALYFGGLSEAAREAAAEGADVYLMWPDTMPAVRDIIADMRARAAKRGRTLRFGYRVHVVVRETEGEARAAASRLLSRLDDAEGAAIRARSLDSQSAGVRRQAELREAAGNEGYVEDNLWTGIGRARSGCGAAIVGDPDQVRAKLNAYRAEGIDAFILSGYPHAAEADLFARHVLPHLDHAPLTL